From the genome of Anopheles funestus chromosome 2RL, idAnoFuneDA-416_04, whole genome shotgun sequence:
TCATATATTTAACAGAACATTCAGGAAATTTGGGAAAAGTCTGTTAGCATGGCAACAACATTCTGGCACAAGATGCTACAGAACATAGAGCCTACGATAATCCGGCTAGCGCATTACGGTGAATCGCTCGGCTGGTAtgttggaaatgaaatatttagtaAGTTATCCGTCGCTTTACACAAAAAGTAGGTTAGCTTTTTacatccattttgtttttgtccttGCAGcatttttgtacaataaaacGCAAGAGATAGCAGACTCTCCGTACTTTAATACGGTCACCAACTTCACCCAAGATCTGGACAATCTTTACAAGGATCTGGTGACGAATGATATGTTTACGAATTTGGAAAAATACTCATCTATAACGCGGCGTTTCCTGTGGAAAAAATACTTCCAACTGGTACCATTCGCACGAGAGTTGTACCAGGTAGGGGAAGGGCTAAAGGAAGAGATCAAGGAGCTGCGCAAGATCGAGTACGTAGAGTTTTTCctacaacgtttcaacgaAGCGCAAGCGAAGGTAGAATGGCTTGCCGAAGAGTTTCAGGTTAAGAGACGCTTACGTCAACTGTGGGTAATCATGCGCAAAAAGCTGTCGCACATAGCGCAGACCGCTTTACAGACTGAAAATCAATATCGTGAGGCAAAAACCAAGTTCATCTTTGATCCTGATAATGGAATTATCGAGCTGGAACAGAAGCTTCCCATGTCGTGGCATGCGTTCAACGAAACACCCAAATTTGAGGAGATACCTGAGTTTAAGTACATCAGTGACGTACAGGAGCTGTTTGCCGGTAGCAATATGACGTTCTGGACATTATGGCAGCAAATTTGCCCGTTGGTTAAACCCCAAATGTGGTTACCACCGTTTAAGAGTGTTGGACTGCTGATCGGCTCGAGACACTACATGTCGTTTGATAAACGTTTCGTATCGCTTGAGCTGAATGATTCGAACAAGTGCCGATACCTGCTGGTACACGATTACCACAATCAATCGCTTACGCTGCTTTTGGAACCATCGGTACGTATAGAAACGTTACTGCTGCTAAATCATTACTAGCGATGTAAGCTTATATTGCGATCTTTTTCCCAAACATTCTAGCTACAAAACTATGAGCAACCATCCCGACAGATCACGCTCATCACAGATGAGGATACAATTGCGATCGATGTGTTTAAGATGGTATGTATGATTTTCGTCAAACATAAACGctagtaaaaaagaaaatgttaaatgatTCTACTTTTACATTCATGTACAGTCGgtgaaaatcaacaacaaagaGGCAACTGCATTGCCTGCAATGTTAGGCAGGGAGACGGAAGTTTTCCAAGAGTCGGACCTGTTGTACGTGCAGTCACAGCGTGGTTTCCTGCTTGCATGCAGTCTTCGGTACCACCTATGCTGGTTGGAATTGGACGGATGGTACTTCGGCAGGGTTGCCGGATTGCTCGGTACAATGAACAATGAACCGTTTGACGATCGGATCACCTCCATCAATCAATACAGCGAAACGGACGATCAGTTCCTTAACAGCTGGGCAATGCCGGGTTGCAGTTCGCAAGTTACTACGACGAATCACACCAGCAACTACTACAGAGCTTCGAACAAGCTTAGCCAGGTGTGTGAAGAGTTCTTCCACAGTAAGATGTCGTACTTAGCCTCCTGCTTCTCGGAAGTTGACGCTACGCCGTTCTACGAAATGTGCATGGATTTGGGCAACAATCTGCAGCCCTCTAATGATAACACTAACTATCAGGGTGCGTGCACTGCTGCAGTGGCATATATGCAGGCTTGTATGCTGGAGGATACCCTTTTGCGCGTTCCAGATAAATGCATCAGgtgcgtatttgtgtgtttgatgcTAATGTTCTTGCCAATACAGTAATATAACGTGCATGTTTCGACTTTCAGCTGTTTGCTAATGAATGGAAGCTATGTACCAGAGGGAACCTTCGTGCCATTGCGGAACGAAAGTGTGCCGAATGCAGCCGATGTTGTGTTTATCATTGAAGCAAAACCCTGCAACGATCAGTTTATGCAGACGAAGAGTATCAATCTGCTGGTGGAGGATATCAACAGTGAGCTGAAGGCTTTGAACATTAGCAATACACTGTTCAGTGTGGTGGCGTTTGGCGGTTCGGCACCGTTTGATCGTCCGCACAGTGTTGTCGTTGGAAACAATGTGTTCGAAACGCATAATCGGTTGCAACCATTCTTCGATCATATCACGATCGGCAATGGTACGAACGAAGACATTTTCGACGCCATCATAAAGGCTTCGAAGCTCGTTTTCCGTCCGGGAGCGTCGAAAACGTTCATATTGCTACCGTGCTCGCGTTGCTTCGAATCCAGGATGAGGCTAGACTTTTCCTCACTCGCGCAACTGCTCATCGAGTACGACATCAAGCTTCACATCCTGGCAGATCATGAACTATCGTTCCAAAAGTCTCGCGTTTCCCGATTGTTTTACGGTATGGATAGCAAACTGGCTTACACGAAGAAGGATGTAAAGAAGCTAGTCGGCGATAAGGCATTGCGGCAACAGATTCACCTGCCAAAGAAAACGCTCGGCGAATGCATTGCGCTAGCGCTGGAAACAGACGGGTCCATATTTGGGGGCCACAAGCTCCGCCAGGATCGTTCCAACACGAACAACACGAAGAAGTTTATCAATGTGTTTGCGAAACGTATTGCACTGTCCGCCATACCGAACAGGTGTCAAACGTGCGAATGTACTGGACACAATGCCGGTGTGGCGTACATGCAGTGCACACCGTGCCACTATCCTTCACCGTTCTCGATGGAGGATGACGAAACGACGGATGATATGTTCCTACTAGCGATGCAGCCAGATGACGAGTTTCTGTTGGACGATGGGTTAATTGGCACAGtttaggaaaaaagaaaagaggagCATAGAAGGGAACTGAAAGTGGAACGTTAGTTTTCTAAGCATTATGCAAATTACGCAGCTAATTTCTAGAGTAAATTTATCCAACAAGCAAAACGAAGGTAACGGAAACGGGTGTTTCTGATTCTATTTAGTGTTAGTAAATAGTAAAACTAAGAAAAGCTATGATAAATCACCTAATTAGAGCTTGTTCgattgtgaaaataaaaacaaaataaaaacactttgCCCTTAGGAAAGATTATCTCATTTTATTACTATCCAGTTTGGTTACATGTAAttggtttttcttccctttcccATCTTCTTAACATCCCTTTGTTTGCGTTGTCTTAAAAcctattaaatttaatttttaaagttttgtttaccGTTCTTGTCTTTTGCcattatttctttgtttttgtagcGCCGATTTCTTTAACCGAGATACAGTGCGCAGGAAGTTTAACGTACCGTATTGTGTGTCAATACATCCGAGCACCAAAGTTGCTTCAAACTTGGCTGCAAAGTTCGGTATTTTGGGTAAATGTTTGCGCTTTTATTGCGAACCCAACCATTACTTAACGCTATGGGGAACGGGAAAAGCTTGGAAAGTTGCAGTGCTTTCACAAACTGTATACACGCTAGGTCGAGCTGAAAATAGTGCTtagtaaattgttttccaactcGATGCAACCGCATTGGCTTGACCGGGAGGTGTTGGTTTAAAACCTTTGCATACTTCAGAATGTTCATTTTTACTCTTTTCGTTCAAATAATGGCTGATGGATTTTATAATAAACTGTTAATGCTTCTTGAGAGCTTATAAATGAAACGATTCGTATGACTGAACGtttaaatgttgctttttgatttttttagcATCGAAAATTTGGTCGATATTACAAGTAATTTAAATGCTGTGTAACTCACTAAAGAgagcagaaaataaaataaaaatcaagcaaattttctatttcaatGCGGGAGGCTAATCATTGGCATCCGGTTATCAGTTACTACTGCTTTACCATTCGGTATAGTTTCAATGAGGAGAGTTTAGGAACTCGGCGATCATTTTCTCGGATCGTAGTATTAGCTTTTGTTTAATGGATTTGGGAGTGACATAATTATTACCTAAGTCTATTTTCTCCATTCTGATATgttctactgctgctgctgctgctgctactactgtttGCATAAATTTCCAGCTAGTCGGTGGCATCTTGTAGGTGTTTCAAAAGCAAACTTAAgtgtattaaacaaaaaaaaaacaagcaaaaggaaaaacgaaacaataatgATTGTCGCTAGTTGTAGTTTGTCCATTTCATCTTCTATTTGTGTTTATCGGGTTTAATTGTGACAAAAAGTATAATGGAGctgttgttttcaaacaaacttaaagCGTGATTGATCATAACGACATTTAACGAAATAAAACCACTAAAATACTATCTGCGTGCATGATTTAACTAAAGCATATTTCCGTTCCAAGCTGTAAAATGTGAGCTCGTATTCCGTTCAATGTCGTAGGAAATTTCAAACATCCTTCGGAACCGGATATGAACATGTAATGGACGTATCGCTGATAAATTGCGCTTTCATGTATGTTGTCCACCTTCacgcatacgcacacacaagcTGCCCTATGTGCGGTGCACGTGTACGTGTTTCGCTAATACTCAAAATTACCTAGCTAAAGTTAATGAATTGCTTAAATGCAGCATTACTATTACTTCTACAATCAATCGCACCATAAAACcatgcttttattttcactgTCATTAAAGGGACAATTTATCCCTTTCTCTTtcgttctctcgctctctctctctctctgtgcgGTAGCAAATAAGGCaagcaatttgtttgtttgtttttttgtattgtgttggtgtgtcggtgcgagtgttaaaatgcatTCTGctcaaaagttttccaccgtACATATATGCTTGGTAATGctcacattttccaattacgaaacaatgttttacatttgtttttgtatccCCATGTATTTTTTCCTACAAATACTGCTTTGTTTTAGCTGTTGGCCACACAACACTCACCGCCCTCCTCCATCTGCTGCTTGGAAGCTTCTGGCCTACCGTATAATATATCTAGAGCCCTCTTAAGCAAGCATACAGAGCGTATGATGACCGGCAGGACCATAAGCAAAAGCGGACAGATTTCACGCAGGACCGTGATGGAACGATAGTGTTGCTTCGACATAATTTCTAGCGTTTAATACTTAGTGTTCGTTCCCGTTTCTGTTCACCCTGTTCGTAAGCTAATTACGAACGTAAGTTAATACGGACAAGTAGAGACAAAGAGATACGATTGCTAAATCTTAATCGCTTATCTTATCACTGGCCTTGgtttttatccaatatcgTTCCGCTAATCTGGAATGATGAAGCTGTTTCTGAGCTATCCTATGATTCTAATTAGCTAATACTTGTTTACTTCAAATTTTCGAGCCGTAATCATGTGTTGACTGCCAAAAACTGTTCGCTTCGATGTTAATTTAACCATTTTCAAGCATATCGCAAGCTAATTAATCGATCATTTACCATCATCGTCGTAGGTACATGTCATATACGCCCACCCGCACTATACACACTGTAAGTAATCCGCGGAAGAAGGTAACACATCGCTTTCCCTCTCAGTAAATTTCTCCAAGGAAACAATATCCTTCACCCGTTGTGTGctgtaagttttgtttttggtcgtCGACCATGTTGTAATCTCTTCCTAACTTCACACCAAACACGCTAAGATGCGGTAATTGGATCTGTCTTTACTTCAAttgctttgtttggttttagtGTTTCAGTATTTGGCGATTTGTTTCCGGGGGaacttttcttccattcaCTGCTCATTTGCTACTGAATCTATCATCGTCATATTCAGTGGAGCTTTTAGTGCAAAAAGCTaagtaaatttatttccaattttACCATTATTCGGTCACATACTTCTCCTTATCATTAAACCTATCGTTTCGAGAAATAAATCTTTTGCCTTGCCACATTTGCCACAGAAGAACGACAAGTTGGCGCGAATGGTGTTGTGACCGTATATGATGGTGGTCCCAGAAAAGAGAGGTACGATGAAGTAGAGTTTGTTTTTCCGCATCACAAAAACTAAAGGATGCTTAGCGTCAGACAGAACACAACAGTTTGGTTACAAAATTTACTAACGTACTATATAAAGCTAAGTTGTGTGTTAATAAAATGCGATAttatgaaattgtttcaaagcGTTTGTAGCGTAAACCtaacaattttacattaaaaaagtgTCGCTTTTAACACAATCAAACCAATACTGTTTTATGTAGCGGAGGTATAACAAATGTTGCGTATTAGCTTgatttgggattttttgttatcttaCACTAAAACTAAACCACATCGTAGTATCTTCAAATTCATCTTTCACTAATGTAACACTGCTTCAAAAATACAGATAAGACGGATTTGGAGTTTGGTTGGTTCGTTGTTGAGAAGTTGCGAATTGTTTTAGAATATGCGAACATGTCGTCTAATACGAACTatgtatggatttttttccacattttcctcAAATATTTATATGGTACCGAccataaaactttaaatatgATCCTTTTTGTACCCAATACATTTAAAATGACTTCACGTTATGTCATTGACGGTAAGGAATACTTTAACGTGTTTCAGTGGAAATACAAAGCGGTgctaataacataaaaaatgattgacattattttataacaaatacTGCAATAATTAGCGCGAAAGCGAATCTAACACATGTTAACAACAAAATTCTGTCCAAGCCAATATGTCTAAGTTGGGATTAGGATTTCGATGTTATCCAATTGTAATCCCTCAGTGTACAACACAGAAGCTACTGCTTGGCCACCAGTGGATTGGTAATCAGAGGACTGATCTACATAGCCCTTGCGGTCGGCAGAGTGAGTGTGAGCGTAATGGGTGTTTCGTTACCGACGCCGCTCGTATCCCGCTCGCGAAAGTATTCTTGTGGCGGGTAATACGTAGAAAATCCTTCACTCTGCCCACATACGGTCCGTCCATCATCGCCAGTGCAGGAAGCTTCGGTGCGTCCGGTCAGAATGAATCAAAATATGGCACCAAACTTTTTCGCCAGGAACTCCTTCAAAGGCTGATAGTACTGGTAGCGCAAACAGATCATCTCCGGCCAGTTGCGCATCGATGCAAACAGCTCGGAATCGGTTTCGAGGATGTAGATCGCCGATACGATCAGTACCACTACCACGAATACAAACGACGGTACGAATGCCTGCACCAGGGAGAACTTTTTCGCATTCTTCGCACTATTGCTAGCATTCTGCTGCTGGATGATGCTGGCCGCGTGGTTCGTAACACTATGGATGGCAAGCGCTGGAATGTTGTCCGTCGTATACGCctgacgatggtgatgatgcagATGGGGATGGTGACCACCGGATGAGGATGCCCCGTGCCGATGGTGATGTTCGCCGATCGCGTTTGCACTGTTGGCCGCCGTAAAGCCAGACTCGGACGATGAATGATCGAACGAATCGCGGAAGTAGTAATCGGACAGGTGGTCATTACTCTCACCGTTCGTTTTGCGCGCTTCCTCCGATACAGTCTCTAGCATTGGCAGTGGATTGTCGGTGCAGTACACGGACGATGCCATATGATCGCCGCAACCGCCCAGCGGTTCCGACATGGTCGATCGTGGAAGGCTACTATATCCTGCAGGGTAAAGCCGGGGTAATGACACGATAAGCACCGATCGAGATGCACACGcacccaaacacacatacaggtacacacatatatacagACATACACACGAAATAGATCACATAAAGTCAAGGATACAGTGAAATAGCACAGGGAAGGAAGCATCAAAATCGTAatgaaatacaataaaaaaaacacacaagagaATACATTAGTGGATAATGCGAAGGTGTTCCGCAGAGACTTACGGGACTTACGGATTTCTGCCAAATCTCCCTGAGGACTCGAGGGCGTCGCTGGGACACTTTGTGCTTTCCTTTTGCTGGGGCTGGTATTGTTGAGCTTCTGTTGGCGAAGGGCTTGGAGTGCTTCCGACATCAGTTCCCTTTCGGTGCGCCCCGAGTAACGAAATTTGGTACCCCAAGAGAAAAATCCACCTCCGGAAACTACGGAGGCGTGTTGGCTAGTTGGAAGACTAAAGTGGAAAGAAGAGTATCATGAAGGAGATCATTGAAATATTGAATTCTCTAATTTCTGCCATCAAACATTAAGTTTGAAGAATTACTTACGTAAAGAACAACATCTGCTCGATGGAACATCGCCACACGTACCGGCAGGCCGCGCCCGACGGACACTTAAATCCTACTGTatgctttttctaaaaatacaatcaaaaatATGTACAAAATGGAAATGCTCTTTCATCTTCAAACCGATTGAATGCAAATGCACTCCCACTTACCACTTCCCTCCGGTCTTCCGAGTACGCTAGATGGATGATGAACATTTTGCCCTCAAAGTTTATCTTGTGAACTTCAGGCCAGCGGAAGTGCTGCGTTCTACGTCCAGCCGCAAACGTGCTGATGCCGGAAAAATTAATTCCCAGGTAAAGCTGTGTACCACGATGATCCTTCACCGGATGTGGATCGATACCGTACGTTTCTAGGCTGCGCGCGATA
Proteins encoded in this window:
- the LOC125760600 gene encoding FERM domain-containing protein 3 isoform X3; protein product: MLYQQLKRDLRHGRLYCSAGEAAALGALIVQDELGDFDAEAHTGEYVSSLKIALRQSEQLEKKAMELHQKREPGQEAVAVYDEFVGIARSLETYGIDPHPVKDHRGTQLYLGINFSGISTFAAGRRTQHFRWPEVHKINFEGKMFIIHLAYSEDRREVKKHTVGFKCPSGAACRYVWRCSIEQMLFFTLPTSQHASVVSGGGFFSWGTKFRYSGRTERELMSEALQALRQQKLNNTSPSKRKAQSVPATPSSPQGDLAEIRKSRYSSLPRSTMSEPLGGCGDHMASSVYCTDNPLPMLETVSEEARKTNGESNDHLSDYYFRDSFDHSSSESGFTAANSANAIGEHHHRHGASSSGGHHPHLHHHHRQAYTTDNIPALAIHSVTNHAASIIQQQNASNSAKNAKKFSLVQAFVPSFVFVVVVLIVSAIYILETDSELFASMRNWPEMICLRYQYYQPLKEFLAKKFGAIF
- the LOC125760600 gene encoding FERM domain-containing protein 5 isoform X1 — protein: MFKSRSEGNVVYKCTVRLLEDLDVLECEFQPHHKGSFLLDYVCEQLEITEKDYFGLRFVDSAKQRHWLDLAKTIIKQVKDVDPLVLSFRVKFYPADPLRLTNNGKLMLYQQLKRDLRHGRLYCSAGEAAALGALIVQDELGDFDAEAHTGEYVSSLKIALRQSEQLEKKAMELHQKREPGQEAVAVYDEFVGIARSLETYGIDPHPVKDHRGTQLYLGINFSGISTFAAGRRTQHFRWPEVHKINFEGKMFIIHLAYSEDRREVKKHTVGFKCPSGAACRYVWRCSIEQMLFFTLPTSQHASVVSGGGFFSWGTKFRYSGRTERELMSEALQALRQQKLNNTSPSKRKAQSVPATPSSPQGDLAEIRKSRYSSLPRSTMSEPLGGCGDHMASSVYCTDNPLPMLETVSEEARKTNGESNDHLSDYYFRDSFDHSSSESGFTAANSANAIGEHHHRHGASSSGGHHPHLHHHHRQAYTTDNIPALAIHSVTNHAASIIQQQNASNSAKNAKKFSLVQAFVPSFVFVVVVLIVSAIYILETDSELFASMRNWPEMICLRYQYYQPLKEFLAKKFGAIF
- the LOC125760600 gene encoding FERM domain-containing protein 5 isoform X2 — translated: MFKSRSEGNVVYKCTVRLLEDLDVLECEFQPHHKGSFLLDYVCEQLEITEKDYFGLRFVDSAKQRHWLDLAKTIIKQVKDVDPLVLSFRVKFYPADPLRLTNNGKLMLYQQLKRDLRHGRLYCSAGEAAALGALIVQDELGDFDAEAHTGEYVSSLKIALRQSEQLEKKAMELHQKREPGQEAVAVYDEFVGIARSLETYGIDPHPVKDHRGTQLYLGINFSGISTFAAGRRTQHFRWPEVHKINFEGKMFIIHLAYSEDRREVKKHTVGFKCPSGAACRYVWRCSIEQMLFFTLPTSQHASVVSGGGFFSWGTKFRYSGRTERELMSEALQALRQQKLNNTSPSKRKAQSVPATPSSPQGDLAEIRYSSLPRSTMSEPLGGCGDHMASSVYCTDNPLPMLETVSEEARKTNGESNDHLSDYYFRDSFDHSSSESGFTAANSANAIGEHHHRHGASSSGGHHPHLHHHHRQAYTTDNIPALAIHSVTNHAASIIQQQNASNSAKNAKKFSLVQAFVPSFVFVVVVLIVSAIYILETDSELFASMRNWPEMICLRYQYYQPLKEFLAKKFGAIF